One segment of Mycobacterium spongiae DNA contains the following:
- a CDS encoding TetR family transcriptional regulator, giving the protein MRPIGRRPGNPDTRNDIIKSARRLFADSGYEQTSVRDIAAAAGVDPALIRHYFGSKAELFRSAVGWPFEPDAISERIIEGDSRQIGTRLTRVFLEAWERPDSRAPLLAILRGAATHEESTALVRQFFQGQMYPQLATQLAGPDSELRVDLAMAQLLGIAYLRHVLRVEPLASTPADELIARVTPAIVAHLTPA; this is encoded by the coding sequence ATGCGCCCGATCGGACGACGTCCGGGCAACCCGGACACTCGCAACGACATCATCAAGAGCGCTCGGCGGCTATTCGCCGACTCCGGGTACGAGCAGACATCGGTGCGCGATATCGCCGCGGCAGCCGGCGTTGACCCGGCGCTGATCCGACATTATTTCGGCAGCAAGGCCGAACTGTTCCGATCCGCCGTGGGTTGGCCCTTCGAGCCAGACGCGATCAGCGAGCGCATCATCGAGGGTGATAGCCGCCAGATCGGTACCCGGCTGACGCGGGTTTTCCTCGAAGCGTGGGAGCGGCCAGACTCGCGCGCACCGCTGCTGGCGATCCTGCGCGGCGCGGCCACCCATGAGGAGTCCACCGCCCTGGTGCGTCAGTTCTTTCAGGGCCAGATGTACCCGCAGCTCGCCACGCAATTGGCCGGACCCGATAGCGAACTGAGGGTCGACCTGGCCATGGCCCAACTACTGGGCATCGCCTATTTACGGCACGTCCTACGGGTGGAGCCGCTGGCGTCCACCCCAGCCGACGAACTCATTGCGCGTGTCACACCGGCCATCGTCGCCCACCTCACGCCCGCCTGA
- a CDS encoding phospholipase C → MTRRQFFAKAAAAATGGAVMSLAGPIIEHAYGAGPCAGHLTDIEHIVILMQENRSFDHYFGALSAVRGFDDPTAPLVFEQAGWNPATQAVDPAGTNFPFRLDTTRGPLVNGECVNDPAHDWTAMHESWNGGANDNWLPAQANTRLGPFVPMTMGYYRREDIPIHYLLADTFTVCDHYFSSLLGGTAPNRLYSMSAWIDPEGTSGGPVVIQDLIHPVYRYSWRIMPENLEDAAISWKVYQNKFLGALNNTAVGYNGMVNLFKQAGDPRSNLARRGIAPTYPLDFAADVIANRLPKVSWVQPGFLLSEHPAFPVSVGAVAIVDVLRILLSNPAVWEKTALIVNYDENGGFFDHVVPPTPPPGTPGEYITVPDIDSVPGSNGIRGPIGLGFRVPCIVISPYSRGPLMVHDTFDHTSTLKLISARFGVPVPNISAWRDATVGDMTSAFNFAVPPNSSKPHVDYPGLRAIPKLPQCVPNVVAGTVVKASIPYRVPFPQSIPTQETAPARGIPSGPC, encoded by the coding sequence ATGACGCGTCGACAATTTTTTGCCAAGGCGGCTGCGGCCGCCACCGGCGGGGCAGTTATGTCCCTGGCGGGTCCCATCATTGAGCATGCCTATGGGGCGGGACCGTGCGCGGGTCATTTGACCGATATCGAGCACATCGTCATTTTGATGCAGGAGAATCGGTCATTCGATCACTATTTTGGCGCGCTTTCTGCTGTCCGCGGGTTCGACGACCCCACCGCGCCGCTGGTCTTCGAGCAAGCGGGCTGGAACCCCGCGACGCAGGCGGTCGATCCGGCCGGTACCAATTTCCCGTTCCGCCTCGACACCACTCGCGGGCCGTTGGTCAATGGCGAATGCGTCAACGACCCGGCCCACGACTGGACCGCCATGCACGAGTCATGGAACGGGGGAGCCAACGACAACTGGTTGCCAGCACAGGCGAACACCCGGTTGGGGCCCTTTGTTCCGATGACGATGGGATACTATCGGCGCGAAGACATCCCGATCCATTACTTGCTTGCAGATACGTTCACGGTCTGCGATCATTACTTTTCTTCGCTGCTGGGCGGGACGGCCCCCAACCGGCTCTATTCGATGAGCGCCTGGATCGACCCGGAGGGCACCAGTGGTGGCCCCGTGGTGATACAGGACCTTATTCACCCGGTGTACCGGTATAGCTGGCGCATCATGCCGGAGAACCTCGAAGATGCCGCTATCAGTTGGAAGGTCTACCAGAACAAGTTCCTTGGGGCACTGAACAATACCGCCGTCGGCTACAACGGGATGGTCAATCTCTTCAAACAGGCTGGGGATCCGAGATCGAACTTGGCCCGCCGTGGAATCGCACCGACTTACCCCTTGGACTTTGCCGCCGACGTCATTGCCAACCGGCTTCCCAAGGTTTCCTGGGTCCAACCAGGTTTCCTGTTGTCGGAACATCCCGCATTTCCGGTTTCTGTTGGCGCAGTTGCGATCGTGGACGTGCTGCGGATCTTGCTGTCCAATCCCGCAGTGTGGGAAAAGACCGCGCTGATCGTCAACTATGACGAAAACGGTGGTTTCTTTGATCACGTGGTCCCGCCAACCCCGCCGCCGGGCACTCCGGGTGAATACATCACGGTGCCCGACATCGACTCAGTGCCGGGATCCAACGGCATACGTGGGCCGATCGGTCTGGGATTTCGAGTGCCCTGCATCGTCATTTCGCCCTACAGCCGTGGCCCGCTGATGGTTCACGACACTTTCGACCACACGTCAACACTGAAATTGATCAGCGCGCGGTTCGGCGTCCCGGTTCCCAACATCAGCGCGTGGCGGGACGCGACCGTCGGCGATATGACGTCGGCGTTCAACTTCGCTGTCCCACCGAACTCGTCCAAACCCCACGTGGATTACCCAGGGCTTCGAGCGATTCCGAAGCTGCCGCAGTGCGTTCCCAATGTGGTGGCGGGAACTGTGGTGAAGGCATCAATCCCCTATCGAGTGCCATTCCCGCAATCGATACCAACTCAGGAAACGGCGCCCGCCCGGGGGATTCCCAGCGGCCCGTGCTGA
- a CDS encoding nitroreductase family deazaflavin-dependent oxidoreductase, whose product MPAPRWVAQANRLGLNRLTKFIAPWAPGWAVVIHRGRKSGRTFRTPLWAFRRHDGFVIALTYGSGSDWVKNVLAADGCELQTRRRRYQLEAPTIVRDENATGMPPLIRFMLRRVIKAPEFLNLDVVRDVTPAG is encoded by the coding sequence ATGCCCGCACCGCGCTGGGTCGCCCAGGCCAACAGGCTCGGCCTCAATCGCCTCACCAAGTTCATCGCCCCGTGGGCGCCGGGATGGGCGGTCGTCATCCATCGCGGGCGCAAGTCGGGCCGCACCTTCCGTACCCCGCTGTGGGCCTTTCGTCGCCACGACGGGTTCGTGATCGCGCTGACGTACGGGTCCGGCTCGGACTGGGTGAAGAACGTGCTTGCCGCGGACGGCTGCGAGCTGCAGACGAGGCGGCGCCGCTATCAGCTCGAGGCGCCGACGATCGTCCGGGACGAAAACGCCACCGGCATGCCGCCGCTCATCCGGTTCATGCTCCGCCGGGTGATCAAGGCGCCGGAGTTCCTCAATCTCGACGTGGTTCGCGACGTGACGCCCGCCGGCTGA
- a CDS encoding phosphonatase-like hydrolase yields MIALVALDMAGTTIDDGGAVYRALQHSVEEAGATVAADDLQRWMGTDKVEAITNLLRLGGVDPAGDLVASTFDAFRAHLRQAYHDEPPVALPGVADAIADLRARGIKVALTTGFSDDVAEPLLDSLGWTAGDGPDHTVDAVITTSDVPAGRPAPYMIFRAMEACGAHDVRSVLVAGDTVVDVQSGRNAGAVAVGVLTGKVDRATLAAEDHDYILDSVADIPTVLTQR; encoded by the coding sequence ATGATCGCTCTCGTTGCCCTCGACATGGCCGGCACCACCATCGACGATGGTGGTGCCGTCTACCGCGCCCTGCAACACAGCGTGGAAGAGGCAGGGGCTACCGTTGCCGCCGACGACCTGCAGAGATGGATGGGTACCGACAAGGTTGAGGCGATCACCAACCTGCTGCGGCTGGGTGGGGTGGATCCAGCCGGCGATCTGGTCGCGAGCACCTTCGACGCGTTCCGCGCCCACTTGCGCCAGGCATACCATGACGAGCCACCGGTGGCCCTGCCCGGCGTGGCGGACGCAATCGCCGATCTGCGCGCCCGCGGCATCAAAGTGGCTCTGACGACGGGGTTTTCCGACGACGTTGCCGAACCGCTGCTCGATTCGCTGGGCTGGACCGCCGGTGACGGGCCCGATCACACGGTCGATGCCGTCATCACCACGTCCGACGTCCCCGCCGGACGCCCGGCGCCCTACATGATTTTCCGGGCAATGGAGGCCTGCGGCGCGCACGACGTCCGTTCGGTACTCGTGGCCGGCGATACCGTGGTCGATGTTCAGTCGGGTCGCAACGCCGGCGCTGTCGCAGTCGGCGTGCTCACCGGCAAGGTCGACCGCGCCACGCTGGCGGCCGAGGATCACGACTACATCCTCGATAGCGTCGCCGACATCCCCACCGTGCTCACACAACGCTGA
- a CDS encoding FAD-binding oxidoreductase, translating into MSDMTAVFSDIVGDNNLLSGDAIPEDYAHDEELTAPPQKPAYLAKPARAEEVAQLLVAASDHGVPVTARGSGCGLSGAARPQPNGLLVSFDRMNAVLEVDTANQVAVVQPGVTLTELDAATVDYGLGYMVHPGEASSSVGGNVGTNAGGMRAVKYGIARHNVLGLQAVLPTGEIIRTGGKIAKVSTGYDLTQLIVGSEGTLALATEVVVKLHPRLEHNASVLAPFVDFDQVMAAVPKILASGLTPYILEYIDNMTMAALISTQDLELGIPDKIRDSCAAYLLVALESRTTDRLFEDVETAGEMLSELGAVDAYVLEGSAARKLIEGRERAFWAAKALGADDIIDTVVPRASMPKFLSTARGLAAAAGGGAVGCGHAGDGNVHMAIVCKDPDKKKQLMSDIFALAMELGGAISGEHGVGRAKTPYFLELEDPAKIALMRRIKQSFDPANILNPGVVFGDA; encoded by the coding sequence ATGAGCGACATGACAGCAGTGTTTTCAGACATCGTCGGGGACAACAACCTGCTGTCCGGCGACGCGATCCCCGAAGACTATGCCCACGATGAGGAGCTAACCGCGCCGCCGCAGAAGCCCGCCTACCTCGCCAAGCCAGCGCGCGCCGAAGAAGTCGCGCAGCTGCTGGTGGCCGCGTCCGACCACGGAGTGCCAGTGACAGCGCGCGGATCCGGGTGCGGGTTGTCGGGCGCGGCGCGGCCACAGCCGAACGGACTGCTGGTCTCGTTCGATCGGATGAACGCCGTCCTGGAGGTCGACACAGCCAACCAAGTCGCCGTCGTTCAGCCTGGCGTGACGCTGACCGAGCTGGACGCCGCGACAGTTGATTACGGGTTGGGCTACATGGTTCACCCCGGTGAGGCGTCCTCCAGCGTCGGGGGGAACGTCGGAACCAACGCCGGCGGAATGCGCGCGGTCAAGTACGGAATAGCCCGCCACAATGTCCTCGGGTTGCAGGCCGTGCTGCCCACCGGCGAGATCATCCGAACTGGGGGCAAGATCGCGAAGGTGTCTACTGGCTACGACCTGACCCAGCTGATCGTCGGCTCGGAAGGCACATTGGCTTTGGCCACCGAGGTCGTCGTCAAATTGCATCCGCGACTCGAGCACAACGCCAGCGTGCTGGCCCCGTTCGTCGACTTCGACCAAGTCATGGCGGCGGTGCCCAAGATCCTCGCCAGCGGGCTTACGCCATACATCTTGGAGTACATCGACAACATGACGATGGCCGCGCTCATCTCCACGCAGGACCTGGAGCTGGGTATTCCGGACAAAATCCGCGACAGCTGTGCGGCGTATCTCCTCGTGGCGCTGGAGAGCCGAACTACAGACCGATTGTTCGAAGACGTCGAGACTGCCGGCGAGATGCTCTCCGAATTGGGCGCGGTCGACGCCTACGTGCTCGAAGGAAGCGCGGCACGCAAGCTGATCGAGGGGCGCGAAAGGGCCTTCTGGGCGGCGAAGGCACTCGGTGCCGACGACATCATCGACACCGTCGTCCCGCGCGCATCAATGCCGAAATTCCTGTCCACCGCGCGTGGCCTGGCAGCGGCCGCAGGCGGTGGCGCGGTCGGCTGCGGGCACGCCGGTGACGGCAACGTGCACATGGCCATCGTGTGCAAGGACCCGGACAAGAAGAAGCAGCTTATGTCCGACATCTTCGCTCTTGCAATGGAATTAGGGGGAGCGATCTCCGGTGAGCACGGTGTTGGCCGCGCCAAGACCCCATACTTCCTCGAGCTGGAAGATCCCGCCAAGATCGCCCTCATGCGCCGGATCAAGCAGAGCTTCGACCCGGCGAACATCCTCAACCCTGGCGTCGTCTTCGGCGACGCGTGA
- a CDS encoding TIGR03364 family FAD-dependent oxidoreductase, whose protein sequence is MTWIRIPSTESYDVAVVGAGIVGLAHAAWALDAGLRVLLLERDQRAVGASVRNFGHVCVTGQAGELRELATIARQRWLDLGRRAGLAVRETGGVVVARGSDELAVLEELSGRGHEGLGLLTAAQVRQRLGGCGADDIVGGAELGCDLRVDPRVAAHRLAAWLADQPGVDVLFRTNYLGFDGDTVHTSRGGARCQRVIVCVGHDLDYLYPELAETHDVARCALQMARVQAPGGVVIDPAVLTATSLLRYSAFAGTDAAQALRARVAAARPDLLDIEANVMLTQRPDGTLIIGDSHHTEPTTDVFLSEHTSDTLHRAICEVLGVDQLNVHERWQGVYASSPRGDYLVAELGDRVSVRVVTAGVGMTIAFGLAQRHFPGAGA, encoded by the coding sequence GTGACTTGGATCCGAATTCCGTCCACTGAGTCCTACGATGTCGCGGTCGTCGGCGCTGGGATAGTTGGGCTCGCCCACGCCGCGTGGGCCTTGGATGCTGGCTTGCGGGTGCTACTCCTCGAACGCGACCAACGTGCGGTCGGGGCCTCGGTGCGAAACTTCGGTCACGTCTGTGTCACCGGCCAGGCCGGCGAGTTACGCGAACTTGCCACGATTGCTCGCCAGCGATGGCTTGACCTCGGGCGCCGTGCCGGCCTTGCCGTCCGAGAAACCGGTGGTGTGGTGGTTGCCCGCGGCTCCGACGAATTGGCCGTACTCGAAGAGCTGTCCGGGCGCGGCCACGAAGGGCTGGGCCTGCTCACTGCGGCCCAGGTCCGCCAGAGACTGGGCGGATGCGGGGCCGACGACATCGTCGGCGGCGCCGAACTGGGCTGTGACCTGCGCGTGGACCCCCGCGTTGCCGCGCACCGGCTGGCCGCCTGGCTGGCCGACCAGCCCGGGGTTGACGTCCTTTTCCGCACCAACTACCTGGGATTCGATGGCGACACCGTGCACACGTCACGTGGCGGCGCACGCTGCCAACGAGTGATCGTCTGTGTTGGTCACGATCTGGACTACCTGTACCCCGAACTGGCTGAGACACACGATGTTGCGCGCTGCGCATTGCAGATGGCCCGGGTGCAGGCTCCCGGCGGCGTCGTCATCGACCCGGCCGTATTGACCGCCACGTCGCTGCTGCGCTATTCCGCGTTTGCCGGGACCGACGCCGCACAAGCGCTGCGCGCTCGGGTGGCCGCTGCGCGTCCCGATCTGCTCGATATCGAGGCCAACGTGATGTTGACCCAGCGCCCCGATGGCACGCTGATCATTGGCGACTCGCACCACACCGAACCGACCACGGACGTCTTCTTGAGTGAGCACACCAGCGACACACTGCATCGTGCGATCTGCGAGGTCCTCGGTGTCGATCAATTGAACGTTCACGAACGCTGGCAAGGCGTGTACGCGTCCAGCCCACGTGGCGACTACCTTGTCGCCGAGCTCGGCGATCGCGTGTCGGTACGGGTGGTCACCGCGGGGGTGGGTATGACCATCGCCTTCGGTTTGGCTCAGCGGCATTTCCCCGGCGCCGGTGCGTGA